A part of Pectobacterium cacticida genomic DNA contains:
- a CDS encoding alpha/beta hydrolase family protein, whose protein sequence is MAWRITLGLFISLLLSFAALADVGIGFQQITIVKGADNRPLDVAVFYPVSSSSQTTIIGENAAFPGITVSKNAAPESGKYPLIVVSHGYGGSWLNQLWLAEALVKQGYIVAAPNHPGTTTKDMRTEKAQELWQRPHDISRVVTALLAAPEKMGRVDEKRIAAVGHSLGGWTVLELAGGRFSTDQFEQDCLTHAGLASCKVYERMQVAKNAASRTQLDKSLADPRIRAVVSLDMGLARGITAQSLAAINIPVLIMAAGYPNEELPAALESHDLARKLPPAHSTYKEIADATHFSFMQRCKPGAIDIINAESPGDGMICLDGGERSREQIHQDVAQDISEFLQAAWRKP, encoded by the coding sequence ATGGCATGGCGCATCACACTCGGATTGTTCATCAGTTTACTACTCAGTTTTGCCGCTCTGGCGGATGTTGGCATCGGGTTTCAGCAGATAACCATCGTAAAAGGTGCCGATAATCGGCCATTGGATGTCGCCGTCTTTTATCCGGTTTCGTCATCCTCGCAGACGACAATCATTGGCGAAAACGCCGCCTTTCCCGGCATCACCGTGAGTAAAAATGCTGCGCCTGAATCCGGCAAATATCCGTTGATTGTGGTTTCGCACGGCTATGGCGGGAGCTGGCTTAACCAACTGTGGCTGGCAGAGGCGTTGGTTAAGCAAGGCTATATTGTCGCTGCCCCTAATCATCCTGGAACCACCACTAAAGATATGCGGACTGAGAAGGCGCAGGAATTGTGGCAACGGCCTCATGATATCAGCCGTGTCGTCACTGCATTACTGGCTGCGCCAGAAAAGATGGGGCGGGTTGATGAGAAGCGGATTGCTGCTGTCGGTCACTCGCTCGGGGGATGGACGGTGCTTGAGCTTGCTGGTGGGCGCTTTAGTACGGATCAATTTGAGCAGGATTGTCTGACGCACGCTGGGCTGGCGTCCTGCAAAGTCTACGAACGAATGCAGGTTGCAAAAAATGCCGCATCGCGTACACAGCTTGATAAATCACTCGCCGATCCCCGTATTCGCGCCGTCGTTTCGCTGGATATGGGGCTGGCACGCGGTATTACCGCGCAGAGCCTGGCGGCAATCAATATTCCCGTTTTGATTATGGCAGCCGGGTATCCCAATGAGGAACTGCCTGCCGCGTTGGAGTCTCACGATCTGGCGCGGAAGCTGCCGCCAGCGCATTCAACGTATAAGGAAATTGCCGACGCGACGCATTTTAGTTTCATGCAGCGTTGTAAACCGGGTGCTATTGACATCATCAATGCCGAGAGCCCGGGAGATGGCATGATCTGTCTTGACGGCGGGGAACGCTCGCGTGAGCAGATCCATCAGGACGTCGCGCAGGATATCAGTGAATTTCTTCAGGCGGCGTGGCGGAAGCCATAA
- the trmB gene encoding tRNA (guanosine(46)-N7)-methyltransferase TrmB, whose amino-acid sequence MINNVISPEFDENGRPMRRIRSFVRRQGRLTNGQQVALDNYWPVMGVEYQAEQVDFNALFGRDAPVVLEIGFGMGASLVTMAAQQPDQNFFGIEVHLPGVGACLASAQAAGVGNLRVMCHDAIDVLMHMIPDDSLSRVQLFFPDPWHKARHNKRRIVQTPFVELVQSKLNVGGVFHMATDWEPYAQHMLEVMTSVAGYRNLSDKSDYVERPDYRPLTKFEARGQRLGHGVWDLMFERIK is encoded by the coding sequence ATGATTAACAACGTCATTTCACCGGAATTTGATGAAAATGGACGCCCGATGCGTCGTATCCGCAGTTTTGTCCGCCGCCAGGGGCGCTTGACCAACGGGCAGCAAGTGGCGCTGGATAACTACTGGCCGGTGATGGGCGTGGAATATCAGGCCGAACAGGTAGATTTTAACGCGCTATTTGGTCGTGACGCGCCGGTGGTGCTGGAGATCGGTTTTGGCATGGGTGCCTCGCTGGTGACGATGGCGGCACAGCAACCCGATCAGAATTTCTTCGGTATCGAAGTTCACCTGCCGGGCGTGGGAGCATGTCTCGCTTCTGCTCAGGCGGCGGGGGTCGGTAATTTACGCGTGATGTGTCATGATGCGATCGACGTGCTAATGCATATGATCCCCGATGATTCGCTGTCCAGAGTTCAACTTTTCTTCCCCGATCCGTGGCACAAGGCCCGCCATAATAAACGCCGTATCGTGCAGACGCCTTTCGTCGAACTGGTACAAAGTAAGCTGAACGTCGGCGGTGTGTTCCATATGGCAACGGATTGGGAACCTTATGCGCAACATATGCTCGAAGTGATGACGTCTGTCGCCGGGTATCGCAATCTTTCCGATAAGAGTGACTACGTTGAGCGACCGGATTACCGACCGCTAACGAAATTTGAAGCGCGCGGCCAGCGGCTGGGGCATGGCGTATGGGATCTGATGTTTGAGAGGATAAAATAA
- a CDS encoding M16 family metallopeptidase — MTTRLNNLHTPSGWTPDNMALNIDCTTFTLDNGLTVIVHEDHQAPVVAVNVWYRVGSKDEPAGQTGFAHLFEHLMFGGSGNLPGSYLEHMLAAGALTVNGTTNRDRTNYYQTVPLEALDFALFAESDRMGHFLEGLEQDVLDRQLNVVLNEKKEREGEPYGAIFERISKTCFPAGHPYAHTVLGEEVDLKNASLEDVRRWFLRWYRPSNAVLTLAGAINVETAKEKVTRFFGHIPAGEPLQRPAVWVNAIEGQRREILEDRVAHARVNLRWNLPPYGDDETTTLLLLPAILTHGMLSVMHQKLVLDAGIATFVSAWIEPGQICSQFTIMAQAQNDTSPADLEASILDILAEFIANGVSDDTLERVRDAYLIDDIKSNATVTNIADLLSFHYGTMGDALGFRRIFSRLATITGEEIRLCAGRWLNDNRYSLHIVPFTARSLEVAPPARDVPKIQISAEITLPEQRKAMLANGIAVTFAARSPQPETLISLVIPRGCAWDRFYAPGAGQLLGAILSECGTETLTANDMAEKAERLGADISISVGQDNLTVTLRALTSRLAPALELLADRVRRSRFTEQEFEHHRSQQLSHLQSELTTPDGIAALLLSQSLFAADHPYATPMFGSGTPASLENMAFDALSAHQSRLLVPTGAQFILAGSADFADVVNQLDTLFGDWIDNSSYDDLALPAFRANTATLYLVDKPGSMQTTIAAASLIPRLDGQEDAAFTLLHEILFNGFASRLNTSLREEHNWTYGVKGILRQHKATYIQGLSTSVQRESSGEALSEIFRQLTTIQQDRPINTSELEQFRRGELLRLRGGFEGVGQLLSYIRYAITQQRPENYWQQYAKYVAAMTPADLQHQAQQWINPERMVWVVIGDMKHVEKEIRSALPSALLPCILLKDNELPGL, encoded by the coding sequence ATGACGACACGATTAAATAACCTGCATACGCCTAGCGGTTGGACGCCCGATAACATGGCGCTGAATATCGATTGCACAACATTCACGCTGGACAATGGATTAACCGTTATTGTGCATGAAGATCATCAAGCTCCGGTGGTTGCGGTCAACGTCTGGTATCGCGTCGGTTCAAAGGATGAACCCGCAGGGCAAACCGGCTTCGCACACCTTTTTGAACACCTGATGTTCGGCGGCAGCGGTAATCTACCCGGCTCGTATCTGGAACACATGTTGGCCGCCGGCGCGCTAACGGTGAACGGTACGACCAACCGCGATCGCACTAACTATTATCAAACGGTGCCGCTGGAAGCGCTGGATTTTGCCCTTTTCGCCGAATCTGACCGCATGGGACATTTTCTGGAAGGGCTGGAACAAGATGTGCTGGATCGCCAACTCAACGTGGTACTGAATGAGAAAAAAGAGCGTGAAGGTGAGCCTTATGGCGCTATCTTTGAACGCATATCGAAAACCTGTTTTCCTGCGGGTCATCCCTATGCGCATACCGTATTGGGCGAAGAAGTCGATCTGAAAAATGCCTCGCTGGAGGATGTGCGCCGCTGGTTCCTCCGCTGGTATCGTCCGTCAAATGCCGTATTGACACTGGCGGGAGCCATTAACGTCGAAACGGCAAAAGAAAAGGTCACTCGCTTCTTTGGGCATATCCCCGCTGGTGAACCGTTACAACGCCCTGCCGTATGGGTCAATGCGATTGAAGGGCAACGCCGCGAAATTCTGGAAGATCGCGTCGCACACGCCAGAGTGAATCTACGCTGGAATCTCCCGCCCTATGGTGATGATGAGACCACCACATTACTGCTGCTGCCTGCGATACTGACCCATGGCATGCTGTCCGTCATGCATCAGAAGCTGGTGCTTGACGCGGGTATCGCCACCTTCGTCAGCGCCTGGATTGAACCTGGCCAAATCTGTAGCCAATTTACCATTATGGCTCAGGCGCAGAATGATACGTCTCCCGCCGACCTTGAGGCGAGTATCCTCGACATTCTTGCCGAATTTATCGCCAACGGCGTCTCGGATGACACGCTGGAAAGAGTGCGAGATGCCTATCTGATCGACGACATAAAAAGCAATGCGACGGTGACGAACATTGCGGACCTCCTCTCTTTCCATTATGGCACCATGGGAGATGCCCTGGGGTTTCGCCGCATATTCTCCCGGCTGGCAACGATCACCGGCGAAGAAATTCGTCTCTGCGCCGGTCGTTGGTTAAACGATAACCGTTACTCGCTTCATATTGTTCCTTTCACTGCACGTTCGCTTGAGGTCGCCCCACCTGCCAGAGACGTGCCGAAAATCCAGATCTCCGCCGAGATAACGCTGCCGGAACAACGTAAAGCGATGCTAGCAAATGGCATTGCCGTCACGTTCGCCGCACGATCGCCTCAACCTGAGACGCTAATCTCGCTAGTCATTCCACGCGGTTGCGCATGGGATCGGTTTTATGCGCCGGGCGCCGGGCAACTGCTTGGTGCCATCCTCAGCGAATGCGGCACCGAAACCTTGACGGCCAACGACATGGCCGAAAAAGCCGAGCGCCTCGGGGCCGATATTAGCATTTCCGTAGGACAGGATAATCTAACCGTGACGCTGCGGGCGTTAACGTCGCGGCTAGCTCCCGCGCTTGAACTTCTGGCTGACAGAGTGCGTCGGAGCCGCTTCACCGAACAAGAATTTGAACACCATCGTTCGCAGCAGCTCAGTCACCTGCAATCCGAACTGACTACCCCCGATGGCATTGCCGCATTATTGCTCTCACAATCGCTATTTGCCGCCGATCACCCTTATGCAACGCCAATGTTCGGCTCCGGTACACCGGCGTCATTAGAAAACATGGCGTTTGACGCACTGTCCGCGCATCAGTCGCGCCTCCTTGTTCCAACAGGGGCTCAATTTATTCTTGCTGGCAGCGCCGATTTTGCCGATGTGGTCAACCAGCTCGACACGTTGTTCGGCGACTGGATAGACAACAGCTCATATGACGACCTGGCGCTCCCCGCCTTCAGGGCTAATACCGCCACCCTCTACCTTGTGGACAAACCGGGATCGATGCAGACCACCATTGCCGCCGCATCATTGATTCCCCGGCTTGATGGTCAGGAGGATGCCGCGTTCACCCTGTTACATGAAATTCTGTTCAATGGTTTTGCTTCACGACTCAATACCTCGCTGCGCGAAGAACACAACTGGACTTATGGTGTTAAAGGCATATTGAGACAGCATAAGGCCACCTATATACAGGGGCTATCTACCTCGGTACAACGCGAAAGTAGTGGAGAAGCGCTGAGCGAAATCTTCCGTCAGCTAACGACCATTCAGCAAGATCGCCCCATCAACACCAGCGAATTAGAGCAATTTCGCCGGGGAGAATTGCTGCGGTTACGCGGCGGGTTTGAGGGCGTGGGACAATTACTGAGTTACATCCGGTATGCCATTACCCAGCAAAGGCCAGAAAACTATTGGCAACAATACGCGAAATATGTTGCCGCGATGACACCGGCAGACCTGCAACATCAGGCCCAACAATGGATAAACCCCGAACGGATGGTTTGGGTTGTGATCGGCGATATGAAACACGTGGAAAAGGAAATTCGCTCAGCGCTGCCCTCGGCTCTGCTGCCATGCATCTTGTTAAAAGATAACGAGTTACCTGGCTTATAA
- the mutY gene encoding A/G-specific adenine glycosylase, whose translation MMQAQQFAHQVLDWYQRYGRKTLPWQLEKTPYKVWLSEVMLQQTQVTTVIPYFQRFMARFPNVSALAAAPLDEVLHLWTGLGYYARARNLHKAAQTIVSRHGGEFPTTFDEVAALPGIGRSTAGAVLSLSLGQHYPILDGNVKRVLARCYAVDGWPGKKEVEKTLWELSENVTPAEGVSQFNQAMMDLGAMVCTRSRPKCELCPLNTGCIAYANHSWAQYPGKKPKQTLPERTGWFLLMQQDAQVWLQQRPAVGLWGGLYCFPQFSTRQELELWLQQRGLNPDRLQQLVAFRHTFSHFHLDIVPLWLDVSQSERSQYSACMDDGAGLWYNLAQPPSVGLAAPVERLLRALADPQATHSHAREIDEEQA comes from the coding sequence ATGATGCAAGCGCAACAGTTCGCCCATCAGGTGCTGGACTGGTATCAACGCTATGGCCGCAAAACCCTACCGTGGCAGCTTGAGAAAACCCCCTATAAAGTCTGGCTATCCGAAGTGATGTTGCAGCAAACGCAGGTCACCACGGTTATTCCCTATTTCCAACGCTTTATGGCGCGTTTTCCAAACGTGAGCGCGCTGGCGGCCGCACCGCTGGACGAAGTGCTCCACTTATGGACCGGGCTGGGCTACTACGCCCGTGCGCGCAACCTGCACAAAGCGGCCCAGACCATCGTGTCACGTCACGGCGGCGAATTCCCCACTACGTTTGATGAAGTCGCAGCGTTGCCGGGCATCGGACGTTCCACCGCAGGCGCCGTGCTGTCGCTCTCTCTCGGCCAGCATTACCCGATTCTCGATGGCAACGTGAAGCGCGTGCTGGCGCGCTGTTATGCCGTTGACGGCTGGCCGGGCAAGAAAGAGGTTGAAAAGACGCTGTGGGAGCTAAGCGAAAATGTCACGCCAGCCGAAGGCGTCAGCCAGTTTAATCAAGCGATGATGGATCTCGGCGCAATGGTATGCACTCGCAGCCGTCCCAAGTGCGAGCTGTGCCCGCTCAACACCGGCTGCATTGCTTACGCCAACCACAGTTGGGCGCAATACCCCGGTAAAAAACCGAAACAGACGTTGCCGGAAAGAACCGGCTGGTTTCTGTTAATGCAACAAGACGCGCAGGTTTGGCTGCAACAGCGCCCCGCGGTTGGGCTTTGGGGTGGGCTCTATTGTTTCCCACAGTTCAGCACCCGTCAGGAATTGGAACTCTGGCTGCAACAGCGTGGTCTGAATCCTGATAGGTTGCAACAGCTTGTGGCATTCCGTCACACATTCAGCCACTTTCATCTGGATATCGTTCCGCTCTGGCTGGACGTATCGCAGAGCGAACGTTCACAATACAGCGCCTGCATGGATGACGGTGCAGGTCTCTGGTATAACTTAGCGCAGCCGCCGTCTGTCGGGCTGGCCGCCCCGGTAGAACGCCTGCTGAGGGCGTTGGCTGACCCGCAGGCGACACATTCGCATGCCCGCGAAATTGATGAGGAACAAGCATGA
- a CDS encoding DUF2884 domain-containing protein, translated as MLRKVILGLLTMLSWQVQAAYQCNVNPQDDIIISPQHVQVVGASGNLQLSPQGDIVRNGTPLTLNAEQRQKAKAYQADIRQQLPWIAQGAKQHLEKARVALDNVIVRELGSDSNVRNRLTTLDKQLEQQLDRVLERRGDTLTFHHQAIKQVEQDGKQIVQQSLGGVLQDSLNEMGVKQLSSGGNPLQAMMGNLGGLQQAVQTEWNQQEQTFQRFGTEVCGRITSLENQRKALLQTLK; from the coding sequence ATGTTGCGTAAAGTCATATTAGGTTTACTGACGATGCTATCCTGGCAAGTGCAGGCGGCATACCAATGCAATGTGAATCCGCAGGACGACATCATCATCAGTCCGCAGCACGTTCAGGTCGTCGGCGCCAGCGGAAATTTACAGCTTTCCCCACAGGGCGATATCGTCCGTAACGGTACGCCGCTGACCTTAAATGCCGAACAGCGCCAGAAGGCCAAAGCCTATCAGGCGGATATACGCCAGCAACTGCCGTGGATCGCGCAGGGCGCGAAGCAGCATCTTGAAAAAGCGCGTGTCGCGCTGGATAACGTGATCGTGCGTGAACTGGGTAGCGACAGCAATGTGCGTAACCGATTAACGACACTGGATAAACAGCTTGAGCAGCAGTTGGATCGCGTCCTCGAACGTCGTGGCGATACCCTGACGTTTCATCATCAGGCGATCAAGCAGGTTGAGCAAGATGGTAAACAGATCGTCCAGCAGAGTTTGGGCGGCGTCCTACAGGACAGCCTGAATGAGATGGGGGTGAAGCAATTATCCAGCGGGGGCAATCCGTTACAGGCGATGATGGGCAATCTTGGCGGTTTACAGCAAGCCGTTCAGACCGAATGGAACCAGCAGGAGCAGACATTTCAGCGTTTTGGTACTGAAGTCTGCGGTCGTATCACCTCGCTGGAAAATCAGCGTAAGGCACTGTTACAGACGCTGAAGTGA
- the mltC gene encoding membrane-bound lytic murein transglycosylase MltC, which produces MKKMLALLVIAPLLVSCSGNKGNTNNEAFIKDTNAFDILMGQFANNIENIWGINEVLIAGPKDYVKYTDQYQTRSHINFDAGTITVETISATNAVASLRQAIITTLLMGDDASNTDLYSDANDIQVSREPLLYGQVLDNTGQPIRWEGRAASFADYLLQNRLQKRTSGLHVIWSVTIQLVPNHLDKRAHKYLPLVRKAAERYGIETSLILAIMQTESSFNPYAVSHADALGLMQVVQHSAGRDVFKMKGKWGQPSRSYLFDPENNIDAGTAYLSLLKNSYLAGIENPTSKRYAMITAYNGGAGSVLRVFSSDRDRAVSIINSMSPSEVYQTLTTKHPSGESRRYLYKVNMAQKNYLR; this is translated from the coding sequence ATGAAGAAAATGTTAGCTCTGCTGGTGATTGCACCGCTATTAGTTTCCTGTTCGGGAAACAAAGGGAATACCAACAACGAGGCGTTTATCAAAGATACGAATGCCTTTGATATTTTGATGGGGCAGTTCGCCAATAACATCGAAAACATCTGGGGCATCAATGAAGTTTTGATCGCTGGCCCAAAAGACTACGTTAAATATACCGATCAATATCAGACACGTAGCCACATCAACTTTGATGCCGGTACGATCACGGTTGAAACTATTTCGGCGACGAACGCCGTCGCCAGCCTGCGCCAGGCGATCATCACAACCCTATTGATGGGCGATGATGCCAGCAATACCGACCTGTATTCCGACGCTAACGATATTCAGGTCAGCCGTGAACCACTACTCTATGGTCAGGTGCTAGATAACACCGGGCAACCGATTCGCTGGGAGGGCCGCGCCGCCAGCTTCGCGGATTATTTACTCCAGAACCGCTTGCAAAAACGCACGTCCGGCCTGCATGTGATCTGGTCGGTCACCATACAACTGGTGCCGAACCATTTGGATAAGCGCGCCCACAAATATCTTCCGCTGGTGCGTAAGGCAGCTGAACGTTACGGCATTGAAACGTCACTAATTCTGGCGATTATGCAGACCGAATCCAGCTTTAACCCTTATGCCGTCAGCCATGCCGACGCATTAGGACTGATGCAAGTAGTGCAGCACAGCGCGGGGCGCGATGTTTTTAAAATGAAAGGGAAATGGGGGCAGCCAAGTCGCAGCTATCTGTTTGATCCAGAGAACAATATCGATGCCGGCACCGCTTATCTATCGCTCTTAAAGAACAGCTATTTAGCCGGGATCGAAAACCCGACGTCAAAACGCTATGCCATGATCACCGCCTATAACGGCGGCGCGGGTAGCGTGTTGCGCGTCTTCTCCAGCGATCGCGACCGTGCTGTTAGCATTATCAACAGTATGTCGCCAAGCGAAGTCTATCAAACGCTCACGACTAAACATCCTTCTGGCGAATCGCGCCGTTATCTCTATAAAGTGAACATGGCGCAGAAAAATTATCTGCGCTAA
- a CDS encoding oxidative damage protection protein, producing MSRTIFCTFLQRDAEGQDFQLYPGDLGKRIYNEISKEAWAQWQTKQTMLINEKKLSMMNVEDRKLLEQEMIKFLFEGKDVHIEGYTPPSH from the coding sequence ATGAGCAGAACCATTTTTTGTACGTTTTTACAACGCGACGCCGAAGGACAGGATTTCCAACTCTACCCCGGCGATCTCGGCAAGCGCATCTATAACGAAATTTCTAAAGAAGCCTGGGCGCAGTGGCAAACTAAGCAAACCATGCTGATCAACGAGAAAAAACTTAGCATGATGAATGTTGAAGACCGTAAACTGCTGGAACAGGAAATGATCAAATTTCTGTTCGAAGGAAAGGACGTACATATCGAAGGCTATACGCCTCCCAGTCATTGA
- a CDS encoding DUF2628 domain-containing protein: protein MENTVGKQYSKKWQTRFAFYNEFGAPNTATFKNGCKNATFRTRMLLKFNFIAFFFSIIYFFVLGLWRKNLTLLGISLVIATIFAYIDVYTSISLPIYTESAVRTALSMMWALTANHAYYLKQIQGSKSWNPFEGMF, encoded by the coding sequence ATGGAAAACACAGTAGGGAAACAATATTCTAAAAAATGGCAGACGCGATTCGCATTTTATAATGAGTTTGGGGCACCCAACACGGCGACCTTCAAAAATGGGTGTAAAAACGCGACATTTCGCACCAGAATGCTATTGAAATTCAACTTCATCGCCTTCTTCTTCAGTATCATTTATTTCTTTGTCCTGGGATTATGGCGTAAGAACCTGACGTTACTTGGTATTTCACTGGTTATCGCCACAATTTTTGCTTATATCGACGTCTATACCAGCATCTCGCTGCCAATCTATACCGAGAGCGCCGTTAGAACCGCCCTTAGTATGATGTGGGCGTTAACAGCTAACCACGCGTATTATCTCAAACAGATTCAGGGTAGCAAAAGCTGGAACCCGTTTGAAGGCATGTTCTAA
- a CDS encoding YggL family protein, whose translation MAQARSRRLRKKLHIDEFQELGFSVSFRFPEGTSVEDIDRLMDKFVDDVIEPQGLAFEGSGYLHWEGLICLQKIGHCTEEHRQRVSRWLEEQKLTDVKVSDLFDIWWDLPENLL comes from the coding sequence ATGGCACAAGCTCGTAGCCGTCGTTTACGCAAAAAACTGCACATCGACGAATTTCAGGAGTTAGGGTTTTCGGTTAGCTTCCGTTTCCCGGAGGGCACTAGCGTAGAAGATATCGATCGACTGATGGATAAATTCGTCGATGACGTGATTGAACCACAGGGCCTGGCATTCGAAGGCAGTGGGTATCTGCACTGGGAAGGTCTCATCTGCCTGCAAAAAATAGGTCACTGTACCGAAGAGCACCGCCAACGGGTTAGCCGCTGGCTGGAAGAACAGAAACTGACGGACGTGAAAGTCAGTGACCTGTTCGATATCTGGTGGGATCTGCCAGAAAACCTGCTGTAA
- a CDS encoding helix-turn-helix domain-containing protein — protein MTAIPLPFITALLLVILFFRIRFLDIQHNRPNKNTKKRSTKAEAIFIGASCLTMTLVALRWGSHVAIPLFIQPAIAASIPPLLWLCLFPRSEKKSEDIPRRRGNSLVPLLPPLLILGAHAAQSKTSIPLIDITLVSIYFGYGTTLIYRARCLQTPSPSWKSAPFIAGLYVLISGAIDMVIALNIAFYSGSRATTFITAFHLAMLAILTLLIVTHRTVPPVGLTPQADPPPVAPPVTEDEHRLAKALDDFIRTHALYTDPSMTLQRLSRRMSIPLRRLSETINRVHGRNFSQVMNEYRIEEAKRLLSQTDDRITDIMLASGFQTKSNFNREFLRLTGMSPSVWRSQHPLQEQVMASATPPEEIH, from the coding sequence ATGACCGCGATTCCCCTGCCTTTTATCACCGCACTTTTGCTGGTTATTTTGTTTTTTCGCATCCGATTTCTGGATATTCAGCACAATCGTCCTAACAAGAACACGAAAAAACGCAGCACCAAAGCAGAGGCGATCTTCATCGGCGCAAGCTGTCTTACTATGACGCTGGTGGCACTACGCTGGGGTAGCCACGTGGCCATACCTCTGTTTATCCAGCCTGCGATTGCCGCATCGATTCCGCCTCTGCTATGGCTTTGCCTTTTCCCTCGCAGCGAAAAAAAATCTGAGGATATACCCCGCAGACGCGGCAACTCTCTCGTGCCCCTGTTACCCCCCTTACTCATTCTTGGTGCACACGCCGCCCAGAGCAAAACGTCTATTCCGCTCATTGATATAACGCTGGTGAGTATTTACTTCGGTTATGGGACAACGCTGATTTACCGCGCTCGCTGTCTGCAAACACCATCCCCCAGTTGGAAAAGTGCGCCGTTTATCGCCGGGTTATATGTTCTGATCTCCGGCGCGATTGATATGGTGATTGCGCTGAATATCGCTTTCTACAGCGGCAGTCGCGCGACGACCTTCATCACCGCATTTCATCTTGCCATGCTGGCGATATTGACCCTGCTGATCGTCACACACCGTACAGTACCGCCAGTAGGACTTACCCCGCAGGCTGACCCGCCCCCCGTCGCGCCGCCAGTGACCGAAGACGAACACCGGCTCGCGAAAGCGTTAGATGATTTCATCCGCACTCACGCGCTGTACACCGATCCGAGCATGACGCTTCAGCGTTTGAGCAGACGCATGAGCATACCGCTCCGGCGCCTGTCCGAAACCATCAACCGCGTTCACGGTCGTAATTTTTCTCAGGTGATGAACGAATATCGCATCGAGGAGGCTAAACGCCTCCTCAGCCAAACGGATGACCGAATTACGGATATCATGCTAGCCAGCGGGTTCCAGACCAAATCAAACTTCAACCGCGAATTCCTGCGGCTAACGGGAATGAGCCCCAGCGTCTGGCGGAGTCAGCACCCACTTCAGGAACAGGTTATGGCTTCCGCCACGCCGCCTGAAGAAATTCACTGA
- a CDS encoding TlpA family protein disulfide reductase, whose protein sequence is MSDTPLYIGDPVPAFPQLHFIKGSPFSAFEAGKIYVLECWATWCGPCVDSFPHISQLQEKYPDVTVLGAAIWEEDIEKVQAFVNEHDSEMQYTIAFNPVATGDDGEDIPTAWLRPTYMDGIPTAYVIDAQGRLAWFGHPMDLDEPLAALTSGSFDISKAADSYRRWVAESMIAEKTALKKQVRSCLSNDDLSGAIALYDKGFKENPPLEKELCLNKLELLLRSGDGLQALDYARYLVSNPHQSETELHDEVAYLILDSIEDNATMQGLDELLAYAEALLLNAEKQVLAQEQQDTVALCYITRALALIKLRHNNRQEADRYAKASLAYAHQAEFDEEMIQQILGQLLEDCRVDVPEPVSSPGRKVVCDGDQCWLE, encoded by the coding sequence ATGTCAGATACCCCTTTATACATTGGCGATCCCGTCCCCGCGTTTCCACAATTGCACTTTATTAAAGGCTCTCCGTTTTCGGCATTTGAAGCGGGAAAAATATACGTTCTGGAATGCTGGGCGACCTGGTGCGGCCCTTGCGTAGACTCCTTCCCGCACATTAGTCAGTTACAGGAAAAATACCCTGATGTCACCGTGCTGGGAGCGGCGATCTGGGAAGAGGATATAGAGAAAGTACAGGCGTTTGTTAACGAGCATGACTCAGAGATGCAGTACACGATTGCCTTCAACCCGGTAGCAACCGGGGACGATGGGGAAGATATTCCGACCGCCTGGCTACGTCCGACCTATATGGACGGAATACCAACGGCGTACGTCATCGACGCACAAGGGCGCCTGGCCTGGTTTGGCCATCCGATGGATCTTGATGAACCCTTAGCCGCGCTGACATCCGGCAGCTTTGACATCAGTAAAGCAGCGGATAGCTATCGCCGCTGGGTTGCAGAAAGCATGATTGCGGAAAAAACGGCGCTGAAAAAACAGGTGCGTAGTTGTTTATCGAACGATGATTTGTCCGGTGCCATCGCCTTATACGACAAAGGCTTTAAAGAAAATCCGCCATTGGAAAAAGAGCTGTGCCTGAACAAATTAGAGTTGCTATTACGCTCTGGAGACGGACTGCAAGCCTTAGATTATGCCCGTTATTTAGTCTCAAACCCTCACCAGTCAGAAACCGAATTGCATGATGAAGTGGCTTACCTCATTCTCGACAGCATAGAGGATAATGCCACGATGCAGGGCCTGGATGAGCTATTGGCTTATGCTGAAGCACTTCTGCTCAATGCAGAAAAACAGGTGCTGGCGCAGGAACAACAAGACACCGTCGCGCTGTGCTATATCACCCGCGCGCTGGCGTTGATTAAACTCCGGCATAATAATCGGCAGGAGGCCGACCGCTATGCCAAAGCCTCGCTGGCCTACGCCCATCAGGCGGAATTTGATGAGGAAATGATCCAACAGATTTTAGGCCAACTGCTTGAAGACTGCCGGGTTGATGTTCCGGAACCGGTCAGTTCCCCCGGCAGAAAAGTCGTCTGCGATGGCGATCAATGCTGGCTGGAATAA